A window from uncultured Desulfobacter sp. encodes these proteins:
- a CDS encoding LysR family transcriptional regulator has translation MIDRIHLSILNEIDRKGTLTAAAQALCLTQPALTHTMKKLESSIGTRLWQKDGRGLRLTRSGRYLLEVSRKILPQFILAEKMLEQYARGKRGMLCIGMECHPCYRWFSTIVSQYLDTWTDVEVDVKQEFQFDGIQALLDFEIDLLITPDPVKTKSLSFTPVFEYEHVLAVPRSHPLARRDHIIAEDLLDQVLITYPVPVERLDIFTRCLIPAQCRPKQHKIIETTDIMLQMVASGRGITALPRWLVEESQSRFKLKTVSIGPDGIWKEISVGIRDQDRTTDYIQGFIDLAG, from the coding sequence ATGATTGACCGTATTCATCTGTCCATTTTAAATGAAATTGACCGGAAAGGGACCTTGACAGCGGCAGCCCAAGCCCTTTGCCTGACCCAGCCGGCCCTGACCCACACCATGAAAAAACTTGAATCCAGCATCGGTACTCGGCTGTGGCAAAAAGACGGCCGGGGGCTGCGCCTGACCCGGTCAGGCAGGTATCTGCTGGAGGTTTCTCGTAAAATACTGCCCCAGTTTATTCTGGCCGAAAAGATGCTTGAACAATATGCACGGGGAAAACGGGGAATGCTGTGTATCGGAATGGAGTGCCACCCATGTTACCGCTGGTTTTCCACCATTGTTTCCCAATATCTTGACACCTGGACGGATGTGGAAGTCGATGTAAAACAGGAATTTCAATTTGACGGGATACAGGCGCTGCTGGATTTTGAAATAGACCTGCTCATCACCCCAGATCCCGTAAAAACAAAAAGTCTGTCCTTTACGCCGGTCTTTGAGTACGAACATGTGCTGGCAGTTCCCCGAAGCCATCCCCTGGCCCGGCGCGACCACATCATTGCCGAGGATCTGCTGGATCAGGTGCTGATCACCTACCCCGTCCCCGTGGAGCGTCTGGATATTTTTACCCGGTGTCTGATTCCGGCCCAATGTCGTCCCAAACAGCATAAAATCATTGAAACCACAGATATCATGCTCCAGATGGTGGCTTCGGGCCGGGGAATCACAGCCCTGCCCCGCTGGCTTGTGGAAGAGAGTCAAAGCAGGTTTAAATTAAAAACCGTTTCCATTGGGCCGGACGGCATCTGGAAAGAGATCAGTGTGGGTATCCGGGACCAGGACCGAACAACCGATTATATCCAGGGATTTATCGATCTTGCCGGATAG